The following are encoded in a window of Candidatus Taylorbacteria bacterium genomic DNA:
- a CDS encoding AbrB/MazE/SpoVT family DNA-binding domain-containing protein has translation MTQKVIQIGSSAGITIPKKSLKELGLKIGDDVRVDVDPKKRKVVIEVGDSPQSEVVEWTDLFIHRYSKALKALANK, from the coding sequence ATGACTCAAAAAGTTATACAAATTGGAAGTTCAGCGGGTATCACGATACCTAAAAAATCACTTAAGGAACTTGGTCTCAAAATCGGAGACGATGTGCGTGTGGACGTTGATCCAAAAAAAAGGAAAGTAGTAATTGAAGTGGGTGATTCTCCACAGTCGGAAGTTGTTGAATGGACGGATTTGTTCATTCATAGATACAGCAAGGCGTTAAAAGCGTTGGCAAATAAATAA
- a CDS encoding type II toxin-antitoxin system death-on-curing family toxin, producing MIRYLTSEEVLIIHARIVDATGGLHGVRDISRIASMIERPKQQFGGEDLYPTLFLKSAVYFEVSAYHHPFVDGNKRTAIALGARFLFLNGYDLATTDENLEEFVIECVIKKNDLQVIAKWFEKHSRKILRRKKS from the coding sequence ATGATCCGTTATCTGACTTCTGAGGAAGTTCTTATTATTCATGCGAGAATTGTTGATGCGACAGGTGGTTTGCATGGTGTTCGAGATATTTCTCGAATCGCTTCAATGATTGAGAGGCCAAAGCAGCAATTTGGCGGGGAGGATTTGTACCCGACATTGTTCCTGAAGTCCGCAGTGTATTTTGAGGTTTCGGCATATCACCATCCGTTTGTTGATGGCAACAAGCGAACAGCTATTGCCCTCGGTGCGCGATTTCTGTTCCTAAACGGATATGATTTAGCAACGACTGACGAAAATCTTGAGGAGTTTGTAATTGAATGTGTCATAAAAAAGAATGATTTACAAGTGATTGCCAAATGGTTCGAAAAACATTCACGGAAAATTTTGAGGAGGAAGAAAAGTTGA